The following DNA comes from Shinella zoogloeoides.
TCGCCGTCGAGATAGGTGGCGTCGATGCGCATGGCGAGAGCCGTGCCGACTGTCGTCTTGCCGCAGCCGGCGACCCCCATCAGCACGAGGCGCTGCTGGTCGGGAGAGATGCCCATGTCAAAGCGACGCCGTGATGCCGCCGTCGACATAGAGCACGTGCCCGTTGACGAAGGAGGATGCATCAGAGGCAAGGAAGACGCAGGCGCCGACAAGCTCCTCCACTCTTCCCCAGCGACCGGCGGGCGTGCGCTTCTCCAACCACTCGGAAAACGCCGGATCGGCGACCAGCGCGGCATTCAGCGGCGTATCGAAATAGCCCGGCGCGATGGCGTTGCATTGCAGGCCGTATTTCGCCCAGTCCGTGGCCATGCCCTTCGTGAGGTTGCCGACGGCGCCCTTGGTCGCGGTATAGGGCGCAATGCCCGGACGGGCGAGCGCGGTCTGGACGCTGGCGATGTTGATGATCTTGCCGCCGCCGCGGCCGATCATATGGCGGGCGACGGCCTGGCCGACATTGAAGACCGTCGAGATGTTGGTCTTCAGGAGGCGCTCGAAGGCGTCTTCCGGAAAATCTTCCAGCGGGGTGCGGTGCTGCATGCCGGCATTGTTGACGAGGATGTCGATGGCCCCGACCTTTGCCTCGAACGCATCGATGGCCTCGCGCACGGCCGCGTGATCCGTCGCGTCGAAGGCGAGCGTGTGCCCGGCGCCAAGGTCCCGCGCCGTAGCGGCGAGCTTGGCCGCGTCGCGGCCGTTGAGGACGATTTCCGCACCTGCGGCGGCGAGCCCCCTTGCAAGCGCAAGGCCGATGCCCTGCGAGGAGCCGGTGACGAGCGCGCGCTTGCCCGTCAGATCGAACAGTTGAGTACTCATGGGCTTCCTTCCATGGAGTTCAGGCAAGTCCTCGCCGGTCGTCGACAGGCGAGGAGGGGGAGTGCGGGGTTAATGTCCCAGGAGGTGTGGCACCGTGGTGCTGATCTGCGGCACGAAGGCGAGGATCAGAAGGTACACGATGAGTACGCCGATGAAGGGCAGGGCGTGCTTGACCACATCGACAAACCGCGCCTCGGCGATCGCGCTGGTAATGAAGAGCAGCACGGCGACGGGTGGCGTGACGGCGCCGAGCTGCGTGGTGACGATCATCAGAATGCCGAGATGCAGCGGGTCGAAGCCGAAGGCCTGCCCGACATAGGCGGCGACCGGAACGAAGACGATCAGCACCGCAAGGCTTTCCAGGAACATCGTCAGGATGAGGATGATGCCGAGCAGGCTGAGCAGGACGACGTAGCGGTCGCTGGAGATCGATTGCAGCAGGGCGAGAACCGACTGGTTGAAATTGACGTAGGACAGAAGCCAGCCGAGTGCGCCGGCGACGGCGATGATGCCGACGACCATGGCGACGGTGACGGCTGCATCCAGGAAGATGCCCGGCAGGTCGCGCAGACGGATCTCGCGATAGACGAACATGCTGACGATGGCCGAGTAGAGGCAGGCCGCGACGCCCGCTTCCGTGGCCGTGAAGACGCCGGCAAAAATGCCGCCGAGGATGATGAACGGTGCCAGAAGCGCTACCCATGCGCCCCGGATGCTGTTCAGGATTTCGCGGAACGTGGCGCGCTTCGTATGATGACGCAAGGCCGGATACTGCGGGA
Coding sequences within:
- a CDS encoding SDR family oxidoreductase: MSTQLFDLTGKRALVTGSSQGIGLALARGLAAAGAEIVLNGRDAAKLAATARDLGAGHTLAFDATDHAAVREAIDAFEAKVGAIDILVNNAGMQHRTPLEDFPEDAFERLLKTNISTVFNVGQAVARHMIGRGGGKIINIASVQTALARPGIAPYTATKGAVGNLTKGMATDWAKYGLQCNAIAPGYFDTPLNAALVADPAFSEWLEKRTPAGRWGRVEELVGACVFLASDASSFVNGHVLYVDGGITASL
- a CDS encoding TRAP transporter large permease: MTLILLFGGLLVLVGLGLPVLLAIGLTSAAGIFVMPGVNFALFAQRTFAMLDSFSLLALPYFILAGSLMSKGGLSGALVTFAQTLVGHLRGSLGHTSVVACTAMANVSGSSAAEAASIGSIMIPSMKKQGYQPGLAASIVAVAAIIGPIIPPSMTMIVYGAMTGVSIGGLFMAGIVPGLLLAALLSGFIRILAMFPQYPALRHHTKRATFREILNSIRGAWVALLAPFIILGGIFAGVFTATEAGVAACLYSAIVSMFVYREIRLRDLPGIFLDAAVTVAMVVGIIAVAGALGWLLSYVNFNQSVLALLQSISSDRYVVLLSLLGIILILTMFLESLAVLIVFVPVAAYVGQAFGFDPLHLGILMIVTTQLGAVTPPVAVLLFITSAIAEARFVDVVKHALPFIGVLIVYLLILAFVPQISTTVPHLLGH